The Falco cherrug isolate bFalChe1 chromosome 3, bFalChe1.pri, whole genome shotgun sequence genome segment AGATCTGAGAAATCTCTCCATCCCCAGAGGAGAAACATACTCATCAACGACAATGTCCTGCACTCGGCATACGAGACAGGGGTGCAGAAGGTGGTCTCCTGCCTCTCCACCTGCATCTTCCCAGACAAGACGACATACCCCATTGATGAGAGCATGGTGAGCATTTCTGTCCCTAGGCACGTCCCAGGAGACATCCCTGCCCTGCTTAATTCTCTTCTCTCCTATCCCCAGATTCACAATGGGCCACCTCACAGCTCCAACTTTGGCTACTCTTATGCCAAGAGGATGATCGACATCCAGAATAGGTGCGtgttggggaggaggggaggtgaGGCATGGGAGAGTTCTTGCAGGCTGTGAGCACCCACCGGTTATCAGGCCAAGGGGAATCCCCTGGGACTCCCAGGAATTAAACTGAGCTGGGGAGGTACCTGGGCTCAGCGGATGGAAATGCCACTAGCCAAAGTCTTCTGGAGACGTCTTTGTGCTGGAGGGGGGTGAGCCCACCCACACCTTCCCTGCTCTCACCCAGGGGCTACTTTGAGCAGCATGGCTGCCGCTTCACCGCTGTCATCCCCACCAACGTCTTTGGGCCACATGACAACTTCAACATCGAGGATGGGCATGTCTTGCCCGGGCTCATCCACAAGGTCTACCTGGCCAAACGTGAGTGTAGCAGGACTTCTTGTGGCCTTTTTTGAGAGTGTTGggttgttgtggggtttttttgttggtttgttttttttccctcctgcctgcttaatcagctgttctgcagagTAGCCAGGGTGGGTGAAGGTAGCTCCAGTGCTTATAGACAcactttccttcctcctgcagaAACTGGCTCTGCTCTGACTGTCTGGGGCACTGGCAAGCCCAGAAGACAGTTCATCTACTCTCTGGTATGCATGGCCTCAGGGACCTCTGGGAGCACTCATGTCCCACAGCTTGGGGGAGGGCAGAgtagggggctgggggtggggtggggtgggtgggtggggagcagTGCCTGGATTTCAGCAGGGTCTGAGCCCACCTGGGTTGTCCCAGGAAGCATTGGCCATCCTCAGGGTTGGGTCCCCTTGTgatgggagggctgggggacagcagccACCCCCCAAGAGCCATCTACCCCTCCACAGGACCTGGCCCGGCTCTTCCTTTGGGTCCTGCGGGAATACGATGAGGTGGAGCCCATCATTTTGTCAGGTAAgcactgcccgtccctgccaCAACCCTGCCTCCAGCCTCTTCAAGAGGATGGGAGAATCATGTCCTGCTCCATAGTGGGAGAAGAAGATGAAGTGTCCAtcagggaggcagcagaggcaaTTGTGGAGGCCATGGACTTCAGGGGAGAGCTTGTTGTATCCTTTACCACAGACTGGCTTCCCCTTGCTTGCAGGGCTGCTACAGCATGGGGGGGACCCCACTTTccaccagcagccacagggctCCGGGGGAGATGCTGTGGTCCAG includes the following:
- the GFUS gene encoding GDP-L-fucose synthase, translated to MEGAGLVGKRILVTGGTGLVGRAIEKLVADGEGQPDEEWIFVSSRDADLTSTTETKALFEKHKPTHVIHLAAMVGGLFRNIRYNLDFWRRNILINDNVLHSAYETGVQKVVSCLSTCIFPDKTTYPIDESMIHNGPPHSSNFGYSYAKRMIDIQNRGYFEQHGCRFTAVIPTNVFGPHDNFNIEDGHVLPGLIHKVYLAKQTGSALTVWGTGKPRRQFIYSLDLARLFLWVLREYDEVEPIILSVGEEDEVSIREAAEAIVEAMDFRGELVFDTTKADGQFKKTASNAKLRRYLPSFQFTPFRQAVKETCAWFNTNYANARK